One Candidatus Thermoplasmatota archaeon DNA window includes the following coding sequences:
- the proC gene encoding pyrroline-5-carboxylate reductase, translating to METKKIAVIGAGNMGTALIRGMLKARWAKPANLLATNRTPAKLKALADELGVRTDASNAAGAAWADVVILAVKPQILRRVAHEIAPAVTRDKLIVSIAAGLSTSTIESAFAEGAPVVRSMPNLPVTVDLGATAICRGSQATDEHAAVARAIFESVGIVVEVDESLMDAVTGLSGTGPMYLFQIIEGLSDAGVKMGLSRQVANALTVQTVLGAARMVQVTGQHPGLLKDQVTSPGGTAIAALHSLERGGLRALLIDAVEAATRRAGELGNAVNK from the coding sequence ATGGAGACGAAGAAGATCGCGGTCATCGGCGCGGGCAACATGGGCACGGCCCTCATCCGCGGCATGCTGAAGGCGCGCTGGGCAAAGCCCGCGAACCTCCTTGCGACGAACCGCACGCCGGCCAAGCTGAAGGCGCTCGCGGACGAGCTGGGCGTCAGGACCGACGCGTCGAACGCGGCCGGCGCCGCCTGGGCGGACGTGGTGATCCTCGCGGTCAAGCCGCAGATCCTTCGCCGGGTCGCGCACGAGATCGCGCCGGCCGTCACGCGTGACAAGCTCATCGTGTCCATCGCGGCCGGCCTTTCGACGAGCACGATCGAGTCCGCCTTCGCGGAGGGCGCGCCCGTCGTGCGGTCCATGCCGAACCTGCCCGTGACCGTCGACCTCGGCGCGACGGCCATCTGCCGCGGCTCGCAGGCGACCGATGAGCACGCCGCGGTCGCGCGCGCCATCTTCGAGTCCGTCGGCATCGTCGTCGAGGTGGACGAGTCGCTCATGGACGCCGTGACGGGGCTTTCCGGCACCGGCCCGATGTACCTCTTCCAGATCATCGAGGGTCTCTCCGACGCGGGCGTGAAGATGGGCCTCTCCAGGCAGGTCGCGAACGCCCTCACGGTCCAGACGGTCCTCGGCGCGGCGCGCATGGTGCAGGTCACGGGACAGCACCCGGGCCTCCTCAAGGACCAGGTCACGAGCCCCGGCGGCACCGCCATCGCGGCCCTCCACAGCCTCGAGCGGGGGGGCCTGAGGGCGCTCCTCATCGACGCCGTCGAGGCCGCCACGCGCCGCGCGGGCGAGCTCGGAAACGCGGTGAACAAGTGA
- a CDS encoding MBL fold metallo-hydrolase yields the protein MKLTILGCDGAGVPTGSGHLVEHAGTRLVADLGNGVLGELARHADLDAVDGLFLTHLHADHVSDFPAFALLRRFRGARPFPVFGPPGTRALLERLVALFHADPAPYLAPFEVHELAAGFRARVGSLEVEAAPVAHNVPAFALRARPAAGGPLLVYTGDTRAGPEALEAARGADLLLAEATFQDPRPGAAAEPSRAHHMTAREAGALARGAAAKRLVLTHLTMLLDRSVSTREAREAFDGPVDVASAGRVFPL from the coding sequence GTGAAGCTCACCATCCTGGGGTGCGACGGCGCGGGCGTCCCGACGGGCTCCGGTCATCTCGTCGAGCACGCGGGCACGCGTCTCGTGGCGGACCTCGGGAACGGCGTCCTCGGCGAGCTCGCCCGTCACGCGGACCTCGACGCGGTCGACGGCCTCTTCCTCACGCACCTCCACGCGGATCACGTGTCCGACTTCCCGGCCTTCGCGCTCCTTCGCCGCTTCCGCGGCGCGCGACCGTTCCCCGTGTTCGGGCCGCCCGGGACGCGCGCGCTCCTCGAGCGCCTCGTCGCGCTCTTCCACGCGGACCCCGCGCCCTACCTCGCGCCGTTCGAGGTCCACGAGCTCGCCGCGGGATTCCGCGCGCGCGTCGGATCCCTCGAAGTCGAGGCCGCGCCGGTCGCGCACAACGTTCCCGCGTTCGCGCTCCGCGCGCGCCCGGCCGCGGGCGGCCCGCTCCTTGTCTACACGGGCGACACGCGCGCGGGGCCCGAGGCCCTCGAGGCCGCGCGCGGCGCCGACCTTCTCCTCGCCGAGGCGACGTTCCAGGATCCGCGTCCGGGCGCGGCGGCCGAGCCGTCGCGCGCGCACCACATGACGGCGCGCGAGGCGGGCGCGCTCGCGCGCGGGGCCGCCGCGAAGCGGCTCGTGCTCACGCATCTCACGATGCTCCTCGACCGCTCGGTCTCGACGCGCGAAGCCCGGGAGGCCTTCGACGGTCCCGTCGACGTCGCCTCGGCGGGCCGCGTCTTCCCGCTCTGA
- a CDS encoding DHH family phosphoesterase has translation MTRDGDGDAVLDQAAVLAERIRKSSFVKVVTHIDADGITAGAVASRALDRLGIDHEVAFLKSLRPEDADRLLDENPETLWFTDLGAGAADRMLSAEPVISDHHVPVARGTYHLNCHFMGEDGSRYLSGATTTYLVARALSAANRDMAGVALVGAVGDLQDVDDGRLAGMNRVVLEDARSHGHLTPLVDTRYFGRETRPLEKLLLFADDPCIPGVSGRVAAVNDFLASVGVAARAADDDARRWVHLAHEERRRVLSAVAKSLLAKGFGARAVRRLVGEVYVLPGEAEGSPTRDAKEFATLLNGTARYGEADVGLAVAKGDRGEAYEKALVLLRGHRQNLVAGIQHVRDQGLTEMEHLQWFHAGSAIRDTIVGIVAGMLYNGEGVRRDLPIIAFADADDGKVKVSGRANRPLVAAGVDLSRVMREAAAAVGGAGGGHAPAAGATIPKGREGDFLAAADRILGAQVRGA, from the coding sequence TTGACCCGCGATGGCGATGGCGACGCGGTGCTCGACCAGGCCGCCGTCCTCGCGGAGCGCATCCGCAAGTCCTCCTTCGTCAAGGTGGTGACGCACATCGACGCGGACGGCATCACCGCGGGCGCGGTCGCCTCGCGCGCGCTCGACCGCCTCGGCATCGACCACGAGGTCGCGTTCCTGAAGTCGCTGAGGCCGGAGGATGCCGATCGCCTCCTCGACGAGAACCCCGAGACGCTCTGGTTCACGGACCTCGGCGCGGGCGCGGCCGACCGGATGCTTTCCGCCGAGCCGGTGATCTCGGACCACCACGTGCCCGTCGCGCGCGGAACCTACCACCTGAACTGCCATTTCATGGGCGAGGACGGCTCGCGCTACCTCTCGGGCGCCACGACCACGTACCTCGTCGCCCGGGCGCTTTCGGCCGCGAACCGCGACATGGCGGGCGTCGCGCTCGTCGGCGCCGTGGGGGACCTTCAGGACGTGGACGACGGCCGCCTTGCGGGCATGAACCGCGTCGTGCTCGAGGACGCGCGCTCGCACGGGCACCTGACGCCGCTCGTCGACACGCGTTACTTCGGCCGCGAGACGCGGCCCCTCGAAAAGCTCCTCCTCTTCGCCGACGACCCGTGCATTCCCGGCGTCTCGGGTCGGGTCGCGGCGGTGAACGACTTCCTCGCCTCCGTCGGCGTCGCCGCGCGCGCAGCCGACGACGACGCGCGGCGCTGGGTGCACCTCGCGCACGAGGAGCGCCGCCGCGTCCTCTCGGCCGTCGCGAAAAGCCTCCTTGCGAAGGGCTTCGGGGCGCGCGCCGTGCGCCGCCTCGTCGGCGAAGTCTACGTCCTCCCCGGCGAAGCCGAGGGGTCGCCCACGCGCGACGCGAAGGAGTTCGCGACGCTCCTCAACGGCACCGCGCGGTACGGCGAGGCGGACGTCGGCCTCGCCGTCGCGAAGGGCGACCGGGGCGAGGCGTACGAGAAGGCCCTCGTCCTCCTTCGCGGCCACCGGCAGAACCTCGTCGCGGGCATCCAGCACGTGCGCGACCAGGGTCTCACCGAAATGGAGCACCTGCAATGGTTCCACGCGGGAAGCGCCATCCGCGACACCATCGTCGGCATCGTCGCGGGAATGCTCTACAACGGCGAAGGGGTCCGACGCGACCTTCCCATCATCGCCTTCGCCGACGCCGACGACGGCAAGGTCAAGGTGAGCGGTCGCGCGAACCGTCCTCTCGTCGCGGCCGGCGTCGACCTCAGCCGCGTGATGCGCGAGGCCGCCGCGGCCGTGGGCGGGGCCGGCGGAGGCCACGCGCCGGCCGCGGGCGCCACCATCCCGAAGGGGCGCGAGGGCGATTTCCTCGCGGCGGCCGACCGGATCCTCGGCGCGCAGGTGCGCGGCGCCTGA
- a CDS encoding cupredoxin domain-containing protein, translated as MSRLLVLALLVLPIALAGCASPPPVAENDDVDPSEKKGLSGGNNTLNLTLPEPVELSVSTAGQYPVNPAFAPKTLSAPANATVVLVLKWADTLPLFGHDWVLEGVDGAKTKVINSGQTNVTFVAPAPGAYKFFCSVSDHRARGMEGAFTVA; from the coding sequence ATGTCGCGGCTCCTCGTCCTCGCCCTCCTCGTGCTTCCGATCGCCCTTGCGGGTTGCGCCTCGCCTCCCCCCGTCGCGGAGAACGACGACGTCGACCCGAGCGAGAAGAAGGGTCTCTCGGGCGGCAACAACACCCTCAACCTCACGCTTCCGGAGCCCGTCGAGCTCTCGGTTTCGACGGCCGGCCAGTACCCCGTCAACCCCGCGTTCGCGCCGAAGACGCTCTCGGCGCCCGCGAACGCGACGGTCGTGCTCGTCCTGAAGTGGGCCGACACGCTTCCCCTCTTCGGCCACGACTGGGTCCTCGAGGGCGTGGACGGCGCGAAGACGAAGGTCATCAACTCCGGCCAGACGAACGTCACCTTCGTCGCGCCCGCGCCGGGCGCGTACAAGTTCTTCTGCAGCGTCAGCGACCACCGCGCCCGCGGCATGGAAGGCGCGTTCACGGTCGCTTGA
- a CDS encoding PUA domain-containing protein, translating into MRRAMADLRVRHRARMREKDLKQINDALAAHFGLAAPPFPASTERADAGDAFDVLLAGGRAIGIILKNQNDRPALSVRGLLANRPTRKHVTVDLGAVKFVANGADIMAPGIVEADPSIVAGDLVWVRDEKNGQPLALGEALVAGPAMPRGPKGKAVKSIAYVGDPLWNLEV; encoded by the coding sequence TTGCGCCGCGCGATGGCGGATCTCCGCGTGCGGCACCGCGCGCGCATGCGCGAAAAGGACCTGAAGCAGATCAACGACGCGCTCGCGGCGCATTTCGGCCTCGCGGCCCCCCCGTTCCCCGCCTCGACCGAGCGCGCGGACGCGGGCGATGCCTTCGACGTGCTTCTCGCGGGGGGTCGGGCGATCGGCATCATTCTCAAGAACCAGAACGATCGCCCCGCGCTTTCGGTGCGCGGCCTGCTTGCGAACCGTCCGACCCGCAAGCACGTGACCGTCGACCTCGGAGCCGTGAAATTCGTCGCGAACGGCGCGGACATCATGGCGCCCGGCATCGTGGAAGCGGATCCCTCGATCGTCGCGGGCGATCTCGTCTGGGTGCGCGACGAGAAGAACGGCCAGCCCCTCGCCCTCGGGGAGGCGCTCGTCGCGGGGCCCGCGATGCCGCGCGGTCCCAAGGGAAAGGCCGTGAAATCCATCGCGTACGTCGGCGACCCGCTCTGGAACCTCGAAGTCTGA
- the metG gene encoding methionine--tRNA ligase: MTPPRERILVAVAWPYANGPLHLGHVAGSLLAPDIFRRFHKLRGSDVVMVSGSDMHGTPITVRAEKEGMTPEALAAKYNRVHIENLAALSIEFDLFTSTATANHAAVVHDVFRTLVAEGAVYAKTMVSPYDPKAERFLLDRYVEGTCPHCGFADARGDQCDNCGKILDPQDLGNPRSKLTGVAPEYRETEHYFLRLSAFEDRLKAWIEGREGWRANTVNFTQNWLAEGLKDRPITRDLEYGVAIPEAGWEKKRIYVWFEAVIGYLSATKEWAAKSGDPDAWKRFWLDPATKSYYFLGKDNVPFHTIIWPAMLMGYSDGQGARYNLPHDVPANEYLNFAGAKFSKSRGVLIEVKDVVPKFQADAVRYYLTVNMPEGRDASWTWDDFQAKVNDELLGTYGNLVNRVLSFTRKHHAAVPGAGALEASDRAMVDAIAATHATVTAHLAGCEFKKALREVMALAQKGNQYVDETAPWKLAKTDPARLATVLHVQLRLVRALAVLTAPFLPASASTVWTTLGERGDVKNARWDDALADIPAGQALGTPAPLFRRIETTDLPTEESKPMTQTPAPAAAPAAKPTVTIDDFAKLDLRVGLVTSVENHPKADKLYVLKVDLGTETRQILAGLRQHVKPEQLLGKKVVVIANLAPREIRGLQSQGMVLAAESGDLVAPLTPAGEIPPGAGVR; the protein is encoded by the coding sequence ATGACCCCGCCCCGGGAGCGCATCCTCGTCGCCGTCGCGTGGCCTTACGCGAACGGCCCGCTCCACCTCGGCCACGTGGCCGGAAGCCTCCTTGCGCCCGACATCTTCAGGCGCTTCCACAAGCTTCGCGGGTCGGACGTGGTCATGGTGTCGGGGTCCGACATGCATGGGACGCCGATCACCGTCCGGGCGGAGAAGGAGGGCATGACGCCCGAGGCCCTCGCGGCGAAGTACAACCGCGTCCACATCGAGAACCTCGCGGCCCTCTCGATCGAGTTCGACCTCTTCACGAGCACGGCGACCGCGAACCACGCGGCCGTCGTCCACGACGTCTTCCGGACCCTCGTCGCCGAGGGCGCCGTCTACGCGAAGACGATGGTCTCGCCCTACGATCCGAAGGCGGAGCGCTTCCTGCTCGACCGGTACGTCGAGGGAACCTGCCCGCACTGCGGCTTCGCGGACGCGCGCGGCGACCAATGCGACAACTGCGGCAAGATCCTCGATCCGCAGGACCTCGGGAACCCCCGCTCGAAGCTCACGGGCGTCGCCCCCGAGTATCGGGAGACGGAGCACTACTTCCTCAGGCTCAGCGCCTTCGAGGACCGCCTCAAGGCCTGGATCGAAGGACGCGAAGGCTGGCGCGCGAACACCGTGAACTTCACCCAGAACTGGCTCGCGGAGGGCCTCAAGGACCGCCCCATCACGCGCGACCTCGAGTACGGCGTCGCCATCCCGGAGGCGGGCTGGGAGAAGAAGCGCATCTACGTGTGGTTCGAAGCGGTCATCGGCTACCTGAGCGCCACGAAGGAGTGGGCCGCGAAGTCCGGCGACCCCGACGCGTGGAAGCGCTTCTGGCTCGACCCCGCCACGAAGTCGTACTACTTCCTCGGCAAGGACAACGTGCCCTTCCACACCATCATCTGGCCCGCGATGCTCATGGGCTACTCGGACGGCCAGGGCGCGAGGTACAATCTCCCGCACGACGTCCCCGCGAACGAGTACCTGAACTTCGCGGGCGCGAAGTTCTCGAAGTCGCGCGGCGTCCTCATCGAGGTCAAGGACGTCGTCCCGAAGTTCCAGGCCGACGCCGTCCGATACTACCTCACGGTCAACATGCCCGAAGGGCGCGACGCGAGCTGGACGTGGGACGACTTCCAGGCCAAGGTGAACGACGAGCTGCTCGGCACCTACGGCAACCTTGTGAACCGCGTCCTGAGCTTCACGCGCAAGCACCACGCGGCGGTCCCAGGGGCGGGCGCGCTCGAGGCGAGCGACCGCGCGATGGTGGACGCCATCGCCGCGACGCATGCGACCGTGACCGCGCACCTCGCCGGCTGCGAGTTCAAGAAGGCCCTCCGCGAGGTGATGGCGCTCGCGCAGAAGGGCAACCAGTACGTCGACGAGACCGCGCCGTGGAAGCTCGCGAAGACCGATCCCGCGCGCCTCGCGACCGTCTTGCACGTCCAGCTGCGCCTCGTGCGCGCCCTCGCCGTCCTCACGGCGCCCTTCCTCCCCGCAAGCGCGTCGACCGTGTGGACGACGCTCGGCGAGAGGGGCGACGTGAAGAACGCTCGGTGGGACGATGCGCTCGCCGACATCCCCGCGGGCCAAGCCCTCGGGACGCCCGCGCCGCTCTTCCGCCGCATCGAGACCACGGACCTGCCCACCGAGGAGTCGAAACCCATGACGCAGACCCCCGCGCCCGCCGCGGCCCCCGCCGCGAAGCCCACCGTCACGATCGACGACTTCGCGAAGCTCGACCTCCGCGTCGGCCTCGTCACGAGCGTTGAGAACCACCCGAAGGCCGACAAGCTCTACGTGCTCAAGGTGGACCTCGGCACCGAGACGCGGCAGATCCTCGCGGGCCTTCGGCAGCACGTGAAGCCGGAGCAGCTTCTCGGGAAGAAGGTCGTCGTGATCGCGAACCTCGCGCCGCGCGAGATCCGGGGGCTGCAGAGCCAGGGCATGGTCCTCGCCGCGGAGTCGGGCGACCTCGTCGCGCCGCTCACGCCGGCCGGAGAGATCCCGCCCGGCGCGGGCGTGCGCTGA
- a CDS encoding CBS domain-containing protein: protein MPLTMPSPQELRAFRLRLGLTQAELARAAGVSQPLIARIEKETVDPRASTLRSIVLALNRAERKEVLIRDVMVSPVLSAKATDTVHDIIRLMREKGISQLPVVSKGVPVGSVSERQIIHALGVAQDAEAVGREQVRDIMGPPFPTAAPDTSVGQAYALLEDQPALLVMDRGQLVGLVAKSDVLRLVERAP from the coding sequence GTGCCCCTGACGATGCCTTCGCCCCAGGAGCTGCGCGCCTTCCGGCTCCGGCTTGGCCTCACCCAGGCCGAGCTCGCGCGCGCCGCGGGCGTGAGCCAGCCCCTCATCGCGCGCATCGAGAAGGAGACGGTCGACCCCCGCGCGAGCACCCTCCGGTCCATCGTCCTCGCGCTGAACCGGGCCGAGCGCAAGGAGGTGCTCATCCGGGACGTGATGGTGTCGCCCGTCCTCAGCGCGAAGGCCACCGACACGGTCCACGACATCATCCGTCTCATGCGCGAGAAGGGCATCAGCCAGCTTCCCGTCGTCTCGAAGGGCGTCCCGGTGGGCTCGGTGAGCGAGCGGCAGATCATCCACGCGCTCGGCGTGGCGCAGGACGCGGAGGCCGTCGGGCGCGAGCAGGTGCGCGACATCATGGGGCCGCCCTTCCCGACCGCCGCCCCGGACACGAGCGTCGGCCAGGCCTACGCGCTGCTCGAGGACCAGCCCGCGCTCCTTGTCATGGACCGCGGTCAGCTCGTCGGGCTCGTCGCGAAGTCGGACGTCCTTCGCCTCGTCGAGCGCGCGCCATAG
- a CDS encoding PKD domain-containing protein, whose translation MPTHAFRVAALALLFVLLSPVVAAAAQVEILRVDHPDLVLADRKFPLVAEVLNLGEETIRVALYAALYGGPGGPCGGEGSERFRGFIHTRVGLLTLAPGAYGTLAPAGDEPWWMSIPVASTRAREERVEVCVFAADHEATAGRPIQWLDHASVEMRLRAANDPPTVRIEKAEPVEGSPARFRFVAAAQDPDGDAVKVEWDFGRYDATGRARGKGFEAFHTFYPAGRYVVTANASDGFDVASATVAIEAGEDVARPGATDDAPPRPPSLVPVPAAALAVVAVAVASRLARRR comes from the coding sequence ATGCCGACACATGCCTTCCGCGTCGCGGCGCTCGCCCTCCTCTTCGTCCTCCTCTCGCCCGTCGTCGCGGCGGCGGCCCAGGTCGAGATCCTCCGTGTGGACCACCCGGACCTCGTCCTCGCCGACCGGAAGTTCCCGCTCGTCGCGGAGGTGCTGAACCTCGGCGAGGAGACGATCCGCGTCGCGCTCTACGCCGCGCTCTACGGCGGCCCGGGCGGCCCGTGCGGGGGCGAGGGAAGCGAGCGCTTCCGGGGCTTCATCCACACACGCGTCGGGCTCCTCACCCTCGCGCCCGGCGCCTACGGGACGCTCGCGCCCGCGGGCGACGAGCCGTGGTGGATGTCGATCCCCGTCGCATCCACGCGCGCGCGTGAGGAGCGCGTCGAGGTCTGCGTCTTCGCGGCCGACCACGAGGCCACGGCCGGACGACCGATCCAATGGCTCGATCACGCGAGCGTCGAGATGCGCCTGCGCGCCGCGAACGATCCTCCGACGGTCCGCATCGAGAAGGCCGAGCCCGTGGAGGGATCGCCCGCGCGCTTCCGCTTCGTCGCCGCCGCGCAGGATCCCGATGGCGACGCCGTGAAGGTCGAATGGGACTTCGGCCGTTACGACGCCACCGGCCGGGCGCGCGGAAAGGGATTCGAGGCCTTCCACACCTTCTATCCGGCCGGGCGGTACGTCGTGACCGCGAATGCGAGCGATGGATTCGACGTCGCGTCGGCCACGGTCGCGATCGAGGCCGGCGAGGACGTCGCGCGGCCGGGCGCGACGGACGACGCGCCGCCCCGGCCCCCGTCGCTCGTCCCGGTTCCCGCGGCGGCGCTTGCCGTCGTCGCGGTCGCGGTCGCCTCGCGCCTCGCACGACGACGCTGA
- a CDS encoding DMT family transporter, with protein sequence MGIVAAPSRGAVALALAGSIAAVSTAAILVRLADAPALVVAFWRLAFAVAILAPAGLVLARRDLLGLDRRTLAGLALVGVVLAVHFAAWIQSLYLTSVASSVFLVTLHPVVVGLASTRLYGEGLPASGWVGVLVALAGGGLIALTDAGAPGTDPILGDALALVGALAAAAYFLAGRGYRRRLGLLAYVVPVYASCAATLLVLALAFPPPASGPLFGWGLGDWMVFAALAIVPMILGHTVINWALKFVTAPVVATSILGEPVGSTLLAFFVLNETPTAGVLAGGALVLLGIWLVTRPRGAAASATAATETP encoded by the coding sequence CTGGGCATCGTAGCCGCCCCCTCGCGGGGCGCCGTCGCGCTCGCGCTTGCCGGCAGCATCGCGGCCGTGAGCACCGCGGCGATCCTCGTGCGCCTCGCGGACGCGCCCGCCCTCGTCGTCGCCTTCTGGCGTCTCGCGTTCGCCGTCGCGATCCTCGCGCCCGCCGGACTCGTCCTCGCGCGCCGCGACCTTCTCGGCCTCGATCGGCGGACGCTCGCGGGCCTCGCGCTCGTGGGCGTCGTGCTCGCGGTGCACTTCGCGGCCTGGATCCAATCGCTCTACCTCACGAGCGTCGCCTCGAGCGTGTTCCTCGTGACGCTCCATCCGGTCGTCGTGGGTCTTGCGTCCACGCGGCTCTACGGCGAGGGCTTGCCGGCTTCGGGCTGGGTCGGCGTCCTCGTCGCGCTCGCGGGCGGCGGCCTCATCGCGCTCACCGACGCCGGCGCGCCCGGCACCGATCCCATCCTCGGCGACGCCCTCGCGCTCGTCGGCGCGCTCGCCGCCGCCGCGTATTTCCTCGCCGGCCGCGGCTACCGGCGGCGTCTCGGGCTTCTCGCCTACGTCGTGCCCGTCTACGCCTCCTGCGCAGCGACGCTCCTCGTCCTCGCCCTCGCCTTCCCGCCGCCCGCGAGCGGCCCGCTCTTCGGCTGGGGCCTCGGCGATTGGATGGTCTTCGCCGCGCTCGCGATCGTGCCGATGATCCTCGGCCACACGGTCATCAACTGGGCGCTCAAGTTCGTGACGGCGCCCGTCGTCGCGACGAGCATCCTCGGCGAGCCCGTCGGCAGCACCCTCCTCGCGTTTTTCGTCCTCAACGAGACGCCGACCGCGGGCGTGCTCGCAGGCGGCGCCCTCGTGCTCCTCGGCATCTGGCTCGTGACGCGGCCGCGCGGCGCGGCCGCCTCGGCGACGGCGGCGACCGAGACGCCCTGA